CCACCCAAGCCGGAGAAGGTCTACTTCTTCGGCACCTGCCTGATCGACCTCTTCTATCCCGATGCCGGTCTGGATGGCATACGCTTGCTGGAGCGCGAAGGTATCGAAGTGCTCTTCCCCCAGGACCAGACCTGCTGTGGCCAGCCGGCCTATACGTCTGGCTATCACGACGAGGCGCAGGCGGTGGCGGCGGCGCAGCTCGATCTCTTTCCCGAGCCCTGGCCGATCGTCGTGCCCTCGGGCTCCTGTGGCGGCATGATGCGCACCCATTACCCGCAGCTCTTTGCCGGCACCGAGCATGAGACGCGCGCCAACGAGGTGGCGGGGCGTACCTACGAGCTGACCGAGTTCCTGCTGCATGTCTGCCAGCTCAGGCTCGAGGATCACGGGCAGCCCGAAAAAGTGGCCATGCACACGTCCTGCAGTGCCCGTCGCGAGATGGGCCTGGCCGAGACCGGTCCGGCGCTGCTTGCCCGCATGGGTCAGGTCGAACTGGTGGAGCAGGCCCGCGCCGCCGAGTGCTGCGGCTTCGGCGGCACCTTCGCGGTACGCCACCCCGAAGTCTCCGCGGCCATGGTCGAGGACAAGACCCAGGCGATCGAGGCCACCGGGGCGACGCGTTTCGTGACTTCCGATTGCGGCTGCCTGATGAACATTGCCGGCCGTTTCGAGCATCAGGGCAAGCCTGTCGAGGGCGAGCACATCGCCAGCTACCTGTGGCGGAGGACCTCATGAGCGCTTCCGAAGTACAGACGTTCACTCCCCGCGAGTTCCATCGCCAGGCTCACGATGCCCTGGGCAACCCGCAGATTCGCGCCAACTTTCGCAAGGCGATGGATGGCCTGATGGCCAAGCGACGCGACGTCTTCAGCGACTGGGATCTCGAGACGCTACGCGAGCTCGGTGCCAACATCCGCCTTCGCGCGTTGGCCAAGCTGCCCGACCTGCTCGAGCGGCTCGAAGCCAACTGCCAGGCCAACGGCATTCAGGTGCACTGGGCCGAGAACGGCGACGAGGCGTGCCGCATCATTCGTGGAATCTGCGAGCGCCACGGCGCCAAGGCGGTGATCAAGGGCAAGTCGATGGTCTCCGAGGAGATGCACCTCAACGCCCATCTGGAAGCGGCGGGCATCGAGGCGCTGGAGTCCGACCTCGG
This portion of the Billgrantia sulfidoxydans genome encodes:
- a CDS encoding (Fe-S)-binding protein produces the protein MTPVKLYPPKPEKVYFFGTCLIDLFYPDAGLDGIRLLEREGIEVLFPQDQTCCGQPAYTSGYHDEAQAVAAAQLDLFPEPWPIVVPSGSCGGMMRTHYPQLFAGTEHETRANEVAGRTYELTEFLLHVCQLRLEDHGQPEKVAMHTSCSARREMGLAETGPALLARMGQVELVEQARAAECCGFGGTFAVRHPEVSAAMVEDKTQAIEATGATRFVTSDCGCLMNIAGRFEHQGKPVEGEHIASYLWRRTS